From Cyanobacterium sp. T60_A2020_053:
ACAATACGGAGGTAAAATCCTTGACTATTCCTCTTCTAAACTATGCCCCCAACTCTCAAAATACTCGTGTAGAGGGATTTGAAGTAGGAGGCGATGAGCAACCCAGAATTTTTAATGCGGAAAACTTGCTCGATTCTTCTGACATGACTAACTTAATTGAGGCGGCTTACCGTCAAATGTTTTTCCATGCCTTCAAAGCTGATCGTGAAAAATTCTTAGAGTCACAATTACGCAATAAGCAAATTACCGTGCGTGATTTCATGCGTGGGTTAGCATTATCAGAAACTTTCAGAAACAGTTTTTACGAAAAAAATAGTAATTATCGTTTTGTGGAGCAGTGCGTTCAACGTATTTTAGGTCGTGATGTGTATAGCGAAAGAGAAAAAATCGCTTGGTCTATCGTCATCGCTACTAAAGGTTATAAAGGTTTTATCGATGATTTATTCAATTCAGATGAATACCTAGAAAACTTTGGTTATGACATTGTACCTTATCAACGTCGCCGTTATCTAGCTTCGAGAGAGCAAGGAGAAATGCCTTTTAACCTAAAATCTCCTCGTTATGATGCTTATCATCGTGGTCAACTTGGATTTCCTCAAATTATCTGGCAAAATCAAGTGCGCCGTTTTGTGCCTCAAGAGAAACAAATCAAGGCAGGAGATCCTTCTGGTTACTTAAGTATGGCTCGTAGTATCAATGCTCAAGGAAGTCCTACTCCTCGTGTTTCTGCTATGAATATTAGTTTAGATAGTGTTCCCTATCGTAAATAAATTTGGCTAAATTGATGTAGAGATGTTGCACGCAACGTCTCTACTAAAGTGCTGGAAATACTTATTTAGAGTCGGCTGTATAAATCAAAACCCTTTTAAAACAAAGGTTTTAAGCATAGCTGTAAAGGTGTTAGGTATTAGGTTTGAAAATTACCCCTGAAACCTGCAACCTGAAGCCTGAAACCTAGTCATCTTTTAACCTTTTCCCGTTGCCCTTTTCCCGTTGCCCTTTGACCATTGCCCTTTTCCCTTCACCTCACCATTACACTTTTTCAGCAACCCCTATTTATTAATAATCTCTAAAAGAGATTGACTTTTAATAGGCTTGGCTAAAACGTCTGATAAGCCAAATTGTTTGATGTGTTCTGGTTCAACTCTTTCCACTTGAGAGGTAATAATAACAATGGGTATTTGTTGACAG
This genomic window contains:
- a CDS encoding phycobilisome rod-core linker polypeptide, translating into MTIPLLNYAPNSQNTRVEGFEVGGDEQPRIFNAENLLDSSDMTNLIEAAYRQMFFHAFKADREKFLESQLRNKQITVRDFMRGLALSETFRNSFYEKNSNYRFVEQCVQRILGRDVYSEREKIAWSIVIATKGYKGFIDDLFNSDEYLENFGYDIVPYQRRRYLASREQGEMPFNLKSPRYDAYHRGQLGFPQIIWQNQVRRFVPQEKQIKAGDPSGYLSMARSINAQGSPTPRVSAMNISLDSVPYRK